A stretch of Telopea speciosissima isolate NSW1024214 ecotype Mountain lineage chromosome 11, Tspe_v1, whole genome shotgun sequence DNA encodes these proteins:
- the LOC122646401 gene encoding uncharacterized protein LOC122646401 has protein sequence MTEAVEAMAKRVLPESNDPSPDLDITGVLREAIKLPYKNRKLMASVTLLVLFPYFILALLHSIIAGPLIEVVEDSEDDSRVQKDFKILIVVELAFFVIFCVVSLFGISVIICSSALTYLGKNVYLKELLRIIPVTWKRLLITALYVALFTVAYVFLILLFIGALGLITTTDAIIALCGLVGFPAALFYLYLAAVFMLGFVISVVEEDCYGIKALATARDLIRGSKIQGFGITVLLELLTGPISFLFILITFDDDLEFMAQMAFVSVATVVFCIARLFALVVYTVFYYGCKKSHGQEVHVELGSGYSLVPTKCLS, from the coding sequence ATGACAGAAGCAGTAGAAGCCATGGCGAAGAGGGTCTTGCCAGAGAGCAATGACCCATCTCCAGATTTGGATATTACTGGAGTTCTGAGAGAAGCCATCAAACTTCCTTACAAGAACAGAAAGCTTATGGCCTCTGTCACCCTCCTTGTGCTTTTTCCATACTTTATCCTTGCTCTGCTTCATTCCATCATAGCTGGGCCTTTAATAGAAGTGGTTGAGGATTCGGAAGATGATTCTAGAGTGCAGAAAGATTTTAAAATACTGATAGTTGTGGAATTAGCTTTCTTTGTGATCTTCTGTGTCGTCTCCCTTTTTGGGATTTCAGTCATCATTTGCTCCTCTGCTCTGACTTACCTGGGGAAGAATGTGTATCTCAAGGAGTTGTTACGGATTATTCCAGTCACATGGAAGAGACTATTGATCACAGCTCTTTATGTTGCGCTCTTCACTGTTGCTTACGTTTTTCTGATTCTGCTCTTCATTGGTGCCTTAGGTCTAATTACCACAACTGATGCCATTATTGCCTTGTGTGGCCTTGTGGGATTTCCTGCTGCCTTATTTTATCTGTACTTGGCTGCTGTTTTTATGTTGGGCTTTGTGATTTCAGTTGTAGAGGAAGACTGTTACGGAATAAAAGCACTTGCCACAGCTAGAGATCTCATCAGAGGAAGCAAGATTCAAGGATTCGGTATAACAGTGCTTCTTGAGCTATTAACCGGTCCGATTTCTTTTCTGTTCATTCTCATTACATTTGATGATGATTTAGAATTCATGGCTCAGATGGCTTTTGTATCTGTTGCGACTGTTGTCTTCTGCATTGCAAGGCTTTTTGCCTTGGTTGTGTATACTGTATTCTACTATGGATGCAAGAAGAGCCATGGACAGGAAGTTCATGTTGAATTGGGATCTGGTTATAGTTTAGTCCCCACCAAGTGTTTGTCTTAA